The following proteins are co-located in the Pseudomonas sp. ATCC 13867 genome:
- the phnE gene encoding phosphonate ABC transporter, permease protein PhnE yields MSGLLRSLAWLLAVLIAVAASFAYLDMDTGGLFSARGAGQMLDYAGDFLSPDLSAAHLVAVGRGALETLAMSAIGTLLAVLIGLLVALPAAGRFGRVAQSLARLLLNALRAVPELVWGALMVLAAGLGPNAGTLALALHTGGVLGRLFAEALENTPSAPAEAVRLAGGGRIAAFAYGTLPGVWPQLVAYTLYRWENNIRMASVLGFVGAGGLGQMLYFSLSLFQQAQAATVILAMLVLVLGVDTLSAWARQRWVTH; encoded by the coding sequence ATGAGCGGATTGCTGCGCAGCCTCGCCTGGCTGCTCGCCGTACTGATCGCGGTGGCGGCGTCGTTCGCCTATCTGGACATGGACACCGGCGGGCTGTTCAGTGCACGCGGGGCCGGCCAGATGCTCGATTACGCCGGGGACTTCCTCTCCCCGGACCTGTCCGCCGCGCACCTCGTGGCCGTCGGCCGCGGCGCCCTGGAAACCCTGGCCATGTCGGCCATCGGCACGCTGCTGGCGGTGCTGATCGGCCTGCTGGTCGCCCTGCCCGCCGCCGGCCGCTTCGGGCGCGTGGCCCAGAGTCTGGCGCGGCTGCTGCTCAACGCCCTGCGCGCGGTACCGGAGTTGGTCTGGGGCGCACTGATGGTGCTGGCCGCCGGACTGGGGCCGAACGCCGGCACCCTGGCCCTGGCGCTGCACACCGGCGGCGTGCTCGGCCGGCTGTTCGCCGAGGCGCTGGAGAATACGCCGAGCGCGCCGGCCGAGGCCGTGCGTCTGGCCGGCGGCGGACGCATCGCCGCCTTCGCCTATGGCACCCTGCCCGGCGTCTGGCCACAGCTGGTGGCCTATACGCTGTATCGCTGGGAGAACAATATCCGCATGGCCAGCGTGCTCGGTTTCGTCGGCGCCGGCGGACTGGGACAGATGCTCTACTTCAGCCTCAGCCTGTTCCAGCAGGCCCAGGCGGCAACGGTGATTCTCGCCATGCTGGTGCTGGTGCTGGGCGTCGATACGCTGAGCGCCTGGGCGCGGCAGCGCTGGGTGACCCATTGA
- a CDS encoding DUF2288 domain-containing protein translates to MTEQASTLYAKLLGETAKISWQELAPFFARGKLLKVGAGADLVEVAVGVAEDDKAKVAAWLASGELSKVDEPQAEDFLARDPELWAVVIAPWVLVQERVRKDVLH, encoded by the coding sequence ATGACTGAACAAGCTAGCACCCTCTATGCCAAGTTGCTTGGCGAAACCGCGAAGATTTCCTGGCAGGAGCTCGCGCCCTTCTTCGCGCGTGGCAAACTGCTCAAGGTCGGGGCTGGCGCCGATCTGGTGGAGGTCGCGGTGGGCGTGGCCGAGGACGACAAGGCGAAGGTTGCCGCCTGGCTTGCGAGCGGCGAGTTGAGCAAGGTCGACGAGCCTCAGGCGGAGGATTTCCTTGCCCGTGATCCGGAGCTCTGGGCCGTGGTGATCGCGCCCTGGGTGCTGGTCCAGGAAAGAGTTCGAAAAGACGTCCTGCACTGA
- a CDS encoding PhnE/PtxC family ABC transporter permease, translated as MLKSALSKSPPRDPAALPRLLLTLLAVALLWPGLRLSELDITGLFSGDNARTMVNFLGGFWPPAHDGEFLGLLGRATLETLAIATAGMALAWLIAFPASLLATRALSISALSRGGLPAWWARALRWPVRGLLILLRSVPEIVWALLFVRAVGLGPTAGVLAIAITYGGMLGKVYAEIFESVDPRPTRAVLLGGGSRLQAFAYGVLPSAAPELISYTVYRWECAIRASVVMGFVGAGGLGQQIDLSLRMFAGGEVASILLTFLLLVLGADLLSRFLRGRLE; from the coding sequence ATGCTGAAGTCTGCGCTTTCGAAGAGCCCGCCCCGCGACCCCGCCGCGCTGCCGCGCCTGCTGCTCACGCTGCTCGCCGTGGCCCTGCTATGGCCGGGCCTGCGCCTGTCCGAGCTGGACATCACCGGTCTGTTCAGCGGCGACAACGCGCGGACCATGGTCAATTTCCTCGGCGGCTTCTGGCCGCCGGCCCATGATGGCGAATTTCTCGGCCTGCTCGGCCGTGCCACGCTGGAAACCCTGGCCATCGCCACCGCCGGGATGGCGCTGGCCTGGCTGATCGCATTCCCCGCCTCGCTGCTGGCCACCCGTGCGCTGTCGATCTCCGCCCTGTCCCGCGGCGGCCTGCCCGCCTGGTGGGCACGCGCGTTGCGCTGGCCGGTGCGTGGCCTGCTGATCCTGCTGCGCAGCGTGCCGGAAATCGTCTGGGCACTATTGTTCGTCCGCGCCGTGGGCCTGGGTCCCACCGCCGGCGTGCTGGCCATCGCCATCACCTACGGCGGCATGCTCGGCAAGGTCTATGCGGAAATCTTCGAATCGGTGGACCCGCGCCCGACCCGAGCCGTGCTGCTGGGTGGCGGCTCGCGCCTGCAAGCCTTCGCCTATGGCGTACTGCCCTCGGCGGCGCCGGAACTGATTTCCTACACCGTCTACCGCTGGGAATGCGCGATCCGCGCCTCGGTGGTGATGGGCTTCGTCGGCGCCGGCGGCCTCGGCCAGCAGATCGACCTGTCGCTGCGCATGTTCGCCGGCGGCGAGGTGGCGAGCATCCTGCTGACCTTCCTGTTGCTGGTGCTCGGCGCCGACCTGCTCAGCCGCTTCCTGCGCGGGAGGCTCGAATGA
- a CDS encoding DUF5064 family protein translates to MFEPGHLHLQAMPGLDQQEIDAHIHYEVRKDAAKGIYVHFTMKGEIDRNAFSEEWDMPKEQAFNFASDATRIAQKHGLHPRFGAVVRNHKEYDAMFEDIRQKLGTHYGDPVDLNDVIRHGEED, encoded by the coding sequence ATGTTCGAACCGGGCCATCTGCACCTCCAGGCCATGCCGGGGCTGGACCAGCAGGAAATTGACGCTCACATCCACTACGAAGTTCGCAAGGATGCGGCGAAGGGCATCTACGTGCACTTCACCATGAAAGGCGAAATCGACCGCAATGCCTTCAGCGAAGAGTGGGACATGCCCAAGGAGCAGGCCTTCAACTTCGCCAGCGATGCGACCCGTATCGCGCAGAAGCACGGCCTGCATCCGCGCTTTGGCGCCGTGGTGCGCAATCACAAGGAATACGACGCGATGTTCGAGGACATCCGTCAGAAACTCGGCACGCACTATGGCGACCCAGTGGACCTCAATGACGTGATTCGACACGGCGAAGAGGATTGA